A window from Bacteroidota bacterium encodes these proteins:
- the thiL gene encoding thiamine-phosphate kinase, translating into MSEQRTEIGSLGEFGLIDHLTKNIELKNASSILGVGDDAAVIDHFGKQTVITTDLLVEGIHFDLIYTPLKHLGYKAVIVNLSDIYAMNAEPTQIVLSLGISSKFSVEALDEFYEGVYAACEKYDVDLVGGDTTSSQKGFIISVTAIGEVAPDKFVKRSTAQKGDLICVSGDLGGAYAGLLFLEREKKIFLESPAVQPDLEGETYVIGRMLKPEARKDIIEFFEQSQIVPTSMMDISDGLSSEILHICKQSNLGCVLYEEKIPIHEEMKKAVYKFELDPTACALSGGEDYELLFTIPQTEYEKLVLNEQISVIGYMTEMEQGSHIITKGGNKYAITAQGWNHLQ; encoded by the coding sequence ATGAGTGAACAAAGAACAGAGATCGGGTCGTTGGGTGAATTTGGGTTAATTGATCATTTGACCAAAAATATAGAATTAAAAAATGCTTCATCTATACTTGGTGTAGGTGATGATGCTGCTGTGATCGATCATTTTGGTAAGCAAACAGTTATCACAACAGATTTGCTGGTGGAAGGAATTCATTTCGATCTCATTTATACACCGCTTAAACATTTAGGATATAAAGCTGTAATTGTTAACCTGAGTGATATTTATGCAATGAATGCGGAACCGACACAAATCGTTTTGAGCCTGGGAATAAGCAGCAAATTCAGCGTGGAAGCGTTGGATGAATTTTATGAAGGTGTATATGCTGCTTGTGAAAAATATGATGTTGACCTGGTAGGTGGCGATACTACTTCATCTCAAAAAGGGTTTATCATTTCAGTTACAGCTATTGGTGAAGTAGCGCCGGACAAATTTGTAAAAAGAAGTACTGCTCAAAAAGGCGATTTAATTTGTGTGAGTGGTGATTTAGGCGGAGCATATGCAGGTCTTTTGTTTTTAGAAAGGGAGAAAAAAATATTTCTCGAAAGCCCTGCTGTACAGCCTGACCTTGAAGGAGAAACATATGTGATTGGCCGAATGCTGAAACCTGAAGCAAGAAAAGACATTATTGAATTTTTTGAACAAAGCCAGATAGTACCTACATCCATGATGGATATCAGTGATGGACTTAGTTCTGAAATACTGCATATCTGTAAGCAAAGTAATCTGGGTTGTGTACTGTACGAAGAAAAGATCCCGATACATGAAGAAATGAAGAAAGCTGTTTATAAATTTGAGTTGGACCCAACAGCTTGTGCGTTGAGTGGCGGTGAAGATTATGAGTTACTATTTACGATTCCGCAAACTGAATATGAAAAACTGGTATTGAATGAACAGATCAGTGTGATTGGATATATGACAGAGATGGAACAGGGATCACATATCATAACCAAAGGTGGAAATAAATATGCCATTACAGCGCAGGGCTGGAACCACCTGCAATAA
- a CDS encoding peptidase S41, with protein sequence MKIVLYLLIILILLESCGASRSSVSATKKYSKEQLLHDYDVFQSALEETHPGLYWYTSKDSMNAYFDWGRKQIIDSATEPDFRKILTYVIAQVNCGHTTVRSSKKFSRAADTIRPKVFPLSLKVWGSRTNEDGDTAVIATNLFRRDSVLRRGVRIHSVNGKTIEELIDTMGRYISSDGFNKTHKYQTISNTGTFGRMYTTLYGLNDKYAVEYFDAKGIIKKTEIPVYDPSKDTALRRAITALRPLSKKGQRRRRLETTRVLKVDTANRTAFMELHSFGRDYKLRSFFRKSFHNLRKMDISHLIIDVRSNGGGSVTNSTLLSKYIAKQSFKIADSLYATDKSSHYGKYIQNNFWNKLFISFLTKRNKKGEYHFGYYERHHFEPKQKNHFDGEVYILTGGNSFSATILFAETVKDQENVTVVGEETGGGAYGNTAWLIPDFTLPVTGVRFRLPLFRLVINNKNPKDGRGLLPEVESAPTQKTVAAASDFKLDKTLELIKADKEKGNR encoded by the coding sequence ATGAAAATAGTATTGTACCTGTTGATCATTCTTATACTGCTTGAAAGTTGCGGTGCATCCCGATCATCTGTTTCAGCTACAAAAAAATATTCGAAGGAACAGTTACTACATGACTATGATGTTTTTCAATCAGCGTTGGAAGAAACACATCCCGGCTTGTACTGGTATACATCGAAGGATAGTATGAATGCTTATTTCGATTGGGGCAGAAAACAAATTATTGATTCTGCAACAGAGCCGGACTTTAGAAAGATCCTTACTTATGTAATAGCTCAGGTTAATTGCGGCCATACTACGGTACGTTCTTCAAAAAAGTTTTCAAGAGCAGCTGATACGATCAGGCCCAAAGTTTTTCCGCTTAGCCTGAAAGTTTGGGGAAGCAGAACAAACGAAGATGGAGATACAGCAGTAATTGCTACCAATCTTTTCAGAAGGGATTCTGTTCTAAGAAGAGGCGTTCGTATTCATTCAGTCAATGGAAAAACAATTGAAGAGCTGATCGATACAATGGGGCGTTATATATCTTCTGATGGTTTCAATAAAACCCACAAGTATCAGACCATCAGCAATACCGGCACTTTTGGGCGAATGTACACTACGTTGTATGGGTTGAATGATAAATATGCTGTTGAATATTTCGACGCAAAAGGTATTATTAAAAAAACAGAAATACCTGTTTATGATCCTTCAAAAGATACTGCACTAAGGAGAGCAATAACAGCGCTAAGACCTCTTTCAAAAAAAGGACAACGTCGTCGCCGGCTGGAAACAACAAGAGTACTGAAAGTGGATACAGCTAATCGTACTGCTTTTATGGAGCTGCATTCATTTGGCAGGGATTATAAGCTGCGTTCTTTTTTCCGTAAGTCATTTCATAATCTTCGGAAGATGGATATCAGCCACCTGATCATTGATGTACGCAGCAATGGGGGCGGCAGCGTAACGAACTCTACCTTGCTTTCCAAATACATTGCAAAACAATCTTTCAAAATTGCTGATTCATTATACGCTACTGATAAGAGTAGTCATTACGGAAAATATATCCAGAATAATTTTTGGAATAAATTATTTATCAGCTTCCTGACCAAAAGGAATAAAAAAGGCGAATATCATTTTGGATATTATGAACGGCATCATTTTGAGCCGAAGCAAAAAAATCATTTCGATGGAGAAGTATATATACTTACAGGAGGCAATTCATTTTCTGCCACGATATTGTTTGCCGAAACAGTAAAAGACCAGGAGAATGTAACCGTAGTAGGAGAGGAAACAGGAGGGGGTGCCTATGGTAATACTGCCTGGCTCATTCCTGATTTCACTTTACCGGTAACTGGTGTTCGGTTCAGACTTCCATTATTCCGTCTTGTTATCAACAATAAAAATCCAAAGGATGGAAGAGGGTTGTTGCCTGAAGTAGAATCGGCACCAACTCAAAAAACAGTAGCTGCCGCTTCAGATTTTAAACTGGATAAAACACTAGAGCTGATAAAAGCAGATAAAGAAAAAGGCAATAGGTAA
- a CDS encoding OmpH family outer membrane protein, which translates to MKRIFTVLMVAMGLIAGSASAQIKIGYIRIDDMVSLMPETAKVDTMLQKYQIDSLNPRLKLEVESFQYKDSILSKTDTFKTPKSVLNQMKLERDNHLYFINNFQQLAQQAVQSKQDELLSPIYSKVYDAIKAVAKEKAYTHVLSQDAFLVAPEGDNLLIAVATKLKVKLPPQLQAPGGAKPAGSKPN; encoded by the coding sequence ATGAAAAGAATTTTTACAGTACTGATGGTAGCAATGGGCCTGATCGCAGGTTCTGCAAGTGCACAGATCAAAATTGGTTATATCCGTATCGATGATATGGTTTCTCTTATGCCTGAAACAGCTAAAGTGGATACAATGCTTCAGAAATACCAGATCGATTCATTAAACCCAAGGTTAAAACTGGAAGTTGAAAGTTTTCAATATAAAGACAGTATTCTTTCAAAAACGGATACTTTTAAAACTCCGAAATCAGTATTGAACCAAATGAAACTCGAAAGAGATAATCATTTATACTTCATTAATAATTTTCAGCAATTAGCACAGCAGGCAGTACAATCAAAGCAGGATGAACTGCTCTCGCCAATTTATTCTAAAGTATATGATGCTATCAAAGCTGTGGCAAAAGAAAAAGCCTACACACATGTGCTTAGCCAGGATGCATTTCTTGTTGCACCAGAGGGAGATAATTTGCTTATCGCTGTCGCAACAAAGTTGAAAGTGAAACTGCCTCCTCAATTACAGGCACCGGGTGGAGCAAAGCCAGCAGGAAGCAAGCCTAACTAA
- a CDS encoding inositol monophosphatase, whose protein sequence is MLKNTLYKAVQAGAAEVVRFFNSEFKISNKEGVNNLVTEADHASEKAIMDVIRNDFPEHQLLGEESGKLVQDSNYKWIIDPIDGTVNFAHRIPLNCVSIGIEKDGKIIMGVVYNPHINEFFFAEKGKGATLNDQPISVSNETQVLKSCLVTGFPYTYINMPNGPLEIFDKLIRKGVPVRRIGSAAIDLCWVACGRFDGFYEHKLEPWDSAAGFLIVEEAGGKVTNHENEPFSIYQHKILATNGKIHDELSGIITNKIAI, encoded by the coding sequence ATGCTTAAAAACACGTTGTATAAGGCGGTACAGGCTGGTGCTGCAGAAGTGGTTCGTTTTTTTAATTCCGAGTTTAAAATCAGTAATAAGGAGGGGGTAAATAACCTGGTAACAGAAGCTGATCATGCTTCGGAAAAAGCAATTATGGATGTGATCCGTAATGATTTTCCCGAACATCAATTACTTGGCGAAGAAAGTGGTAAACTGGTACAGGATTCAAATTATAAATGGATCATTGACCCGATCGATGGTACAGTAAATTTTGCTCACCGCATTCCACTTAACTGTGTTTCTATCGGCATTGAAAAAGATGGCAAGATCATAATGGGTGTTGTCTACAATCCGCATATCAATGAATTCTTTTTTGCTGAAAAAGGAAAAGGAGCTACACTAAATGACCAACCCATTAGTGTAAGTAATGAAACACAGGTCTTAAAATCATGTTTGGTAACAGGGTTTCCCTATACTTATATTAATATGCCTAATGGTCCTTTGGAAATCTTTGATAAACTGATACGAAAAGGTGTACCCGTAAGACGAATTGGTTCTGCTGCCATCGATCTGTGCTGGGTGGCTTGCGGAAGGTTTGATGGTTTTTATGAACATAAGCTGGAGCCGTGGGATAGTGCAGCCGGATTCCTGATAGTGGAAGAAGCAGGAGGCAAAGTAACAAATCATGAGAATGAACCATTCTCAATTTACCAGCACAAAATTCTAGCTACAAATGGAAAAATTCATGATGAACTTTCTGGTATCATAACAAATAAAATAGCGATATGA
- a CDS encoding nitrilase family protein: MSLTITLIQTDLAWEDKTVNLDRLEHKIRSLKERTEIVVLPEMFSTGFSMKPEQFAETMDGETVEWMKRIAAERKIVLTGSLIIKDGEHYHNRLIWMLPNGEYGFYDKRHTFGFAGEDKYYTPGNKRLIASVKGWKINLQVCYDLRFPVWARQSPIAEDAEYDVLIYVANWPERRSHAWKTLLCARAIENQSYVIGVNRVGNDGNNVYHSGESMVIDPLGEVLYHVKDVEDVFTITLDKTHLQAIRDKFPFLKDGDDFTIMNE, from the coding sequence ATGTCTTTAACCATCACACTTATCCAAACCGACCTTGCCTGGGAAGATAAAACAGTTAACCTGGATAGGCTGGAGCATAAGATCCGTTCGTTAAAAGAAAGAACAGAGATCGTTGTGCTGCCTGAAATGTTCAGCACAGGATTTAGCATGAAGCCTGAACAGTTTGCTGAAACAATGGATGGAGAAACAGTGGAGTGGATGAAACGGATTGCTGCAGAAAGAAAGATTGTTTTGACCGGCAGCCTGATCATTAAAGATGGTGAACATTATCATAACCGCCTGATCTGGATGCTACCCAATGGTGAATATGGTTTTTATGATAAACGTCACACATTTGGTTTTGCAGGAGAAGATAAATACTACACACCCGGAAATAAAAGGCTGATCGCTTCAGTAAAAGGATGGAAAATAAATCTGCAGGTATGTTATGATCTGCGGTTTCCCGTTTGGGCAAGACAATCACCGATTGCTGAGGATGCAGAATACGATGTGTTGATCTATGTTGCTAACTGGCCCGAACGTCGCAGCCATGCATGGAAAACTTTGCTGTGTGCAAGGGCAATCGAAAATCAATCTTATGTAATAGGTGTAAACCGGGTAGGTAATGATGGAAACAATGTTTATCATTCCGGCGAAAGCATGGTGATCGATCCGCTGGGCGAGGTATTATATCATGTAAAGGATGTCGAAGATGTTTTTACCATCACGTTGGATAAAACACATCTGCAGGCCATTCGTGATAAATTTCCTTTCTTGAAAGATGGAGACGATTTTACGATCATGAATGAGTGA
- a CDS encoding type IX secretion system membrane protein PorP/SprF, whose protein sequence is MKRFFIIALSLGAAATINAQQLQSSSFYDLQGVLHNPSTAGVYKNSMVGASYRSQWSGISGAPKTATVFGNFKLSEHQLGLGAYIYNDKTGPTSRTGAQFAFAKHIAVKNDAVFSLGIEARVLQYSIDKAKLSNTLGNDPVLASSENSTKFDAGFGLSYTGKKLQLGASVAQLVQSKLNYYSGSQSPTEEGRLYRHYFFHGSYKWGTDETTTVTPNFLFIYLPNAPLEFQGGVRVEHKETFFWGVGYRAHQSFMLSAGVHVNKKFTIGYGFDIYSTPISTYDAGSNGHEILLRYDIIK, encoded by the coding sequence ATGAAACGTTTTTTTATAATTGCATTATCACTTGGCGCAGCAGCAACCATCAATGCACAGCAATTGCAATCTTCCTCCTTCTATGATCTGCAGGGAGTGCTTCACAACCCATCTACTGCAGGTGTGTATAAAAACAGTATGGTAGGAGCTTCTTACCGCAGCCAGTGGAGTGGTATCAGCGGCGCACCAAAAACAGCAACAGTGTTTGGTAATTTCAAACTATCCGAACACCAACTAGGGCTTGGTGCCTATATATATAATGATAAAACCGGCCCAACATCCAGAACAGGTGCACAGTTTGCTTTTGCAAAACATATTGCAGTTAAAAATGATGCCGTGTTTTCGCTGGGAATTGAAGCAAGAGTTTTACAATACTCAATTGATAAAGCAAAGCTTTCCAACACCCTCGGCAACGACCCTGTACTAGCATCAAGTGAAAACAGTACGAAGTTTGATGCCGGTTTCGGATTGTCTTACACTGGCAAGAAATTACAGTTAGGCGCATCAGTAGCTCAACTGGTTCAGTCAAAACTGAATTATTATAGTGGCAGCCAGAGTCCCACTGAAGAAGGCCGTTTATACAGGCACTACTTTTTTCATGGTTCTTACAAATGGGGTACAGACGAAACCACAACTGTTACCCCCAATTTCCTCTTTATCTATTTACCGAATGCCCCTTTGGAATTCCAGGGCGGTGTAAGAGTAGAACATAAGGAAACATTTTTCTGGGGAGTAGGATACAGGGCTCATCAAAGCTTTATGCTTTCAGCTGGTGTGCATGTAAATAAGAAATTTACTATTGGTTATGGTTTTGATATCTACAGTACACCTATCAGCACATATGATGCAGGCAGCAATGGTCATGAGATCCTGCTTCGCTACGATATCATAAAGTAA
- a CDS encoding OmpH family outer membrane protein encodes MKKLVLALGFVIMSCAAVLAQKYAIIDTRYILDKMPEYKTAQKKLDDIAADWQKDIDTKQADLDKMYKDFEAEQVMLSDELKKKREDQLFMKEKELRDLQRKRFGFEGDLFKKRQELIKPIQDKVFNAVQKMAVSRGYDFVLDKSEGITIIFADPKLDRSEDVLKDLGVK; translated from the coding sequence ATGAAAAAGTTAGTACTTGCATTGGGTTTTGTAATCATGTCTTGTGCCGCTGTTCTGGCTCAGAAATACGCCATCATTGATACAAGATATATCCTTGATAAAATGCCAGAGTATAAAACTGCACAAAAAAAGTTGGATGATATTGCTGCTGACTGGCAAAAAGATATTGATACCAAACAAGCAGACTTAGATAAAATGTATAAGGATTTTGAAGCCGAGCAGGTTATGTTAAGTGACGAGTTGAAGAAAAAAAGAGAGGACCAGCTCTTTATGAAAGAAAAAGAACTCCGTGACCTTCAGCGCAAACGCTTTGGTTTTGAGGGGGATCTGTTTAAGAAAAGACAGGAATTGATCAAACCGATACAGGATAAAGTGTTTAATGCCGTACAGAAAATGGCCGTGTCAAGAGGCTACGATTTTGTATTGGACAAAAGTGAGGGAATTACCATTATATTTGCCGACCCAAAACTGGACAGGAGTGAAGATGTACTGAAAGACCTGGGGGTGAAATAG
- the murI gene encoding glutamate racemase: MQGPIGVFDSGYGGLTVMKEIVKKLPQYDYLYLGDNARTPYGNRSFETVYEYTLQAVKWFFSKGCPLVVLACNTASAKALRSIQQKDLPALNPSKRVLGVIRPTTEVIGSYSQTKHVGLLATSGTVASDSYKIETDKFFPEVKLFQQACPMWVPLVENDEYNNEGADYFIKKCLDQLLDQSDSIDTILLACTHYPLLIDKIKSNIPAGIKVISQAEIIADSLRDYLDRHSEIENKLSKKGSKNFYTTDSATDFNRQAKKFYGSTISSVQVHL, encoded by the coding sequence ATGCAGGGTCCAATAGGTGTTTTTGATTCAGGCTATGGCGGTCTCACCGTCATGAAAGAAATTGTAAAAAAGCTGCCGCAGTATGATTATTTATATCTCGGTGATAATGCACGGACGCCTTATGGCAACCGCTCTTTCGAAACAGTTTATGAATATACCCTGCAAGCTGTAAAATGGTTTTTCAGCAAAGGATGTCCATTGGTGGTGCTTGCATGCAATACTGCATCAGCAAAAGCCTTGCGCAGCATACAGCAAAAAGATTTACCGGCATTGAATCCTTCAAAAAGAGTATTGGGTGTAATAAGACCAACCACAGAAGTTATAGGAAGTTATTCTCAAACCAAACATGTCGGGCTGCTGGCAACATCGGGCACAGTTGCTTCGGATTCTTATAAAATTGAAACGGATAAATTTTTTCCTGAGGTAAAATTATTTCAGCAGGCCTGTCCTATGTGGGTGCCATTAGTGGAGAACGATGAATACAATAATGAAGGCGCAGATTATTTCATAAAAAAATGTTTAGATCAGTTGCTTGATCAATCTGATTCAATTGATACTATTCTTCTTGCCTGTACTCATTATCCCTTGCTGATAGATAAGATCAAATCAAATATCCCGGCCGGAATAAAAGTTATTTCGCAGGCAGAGATCATTGCAGACAGTTTAAGGGATTATTTAGACCGTCATTCTGAAATAGAAAATAAGTTATCTAAAAAGGGGAGTAAGAATTTTTATACAACAGATTCTGCAACAGACTTCAACAGACAGGCAAAGAAGTTTTATGGAAGCACTATTAGTTCAGTTCAGGTGCATTTGTAA
- a CDS encoding glycosyltransferase family 2 protein, which produces MEISVIIVNYNVKYLLEKCLYSVQAALRNIPGEIIIVDNASSDNSIEYLQPLFPGVKFIANPINKGFGSACNTGFQQSSGEYILFLNPDTIVPTDCFKKCLDFIQTKKDAGALGIKMLNGSGNYLKESKRNFPSVSASLFKMTGLASLFPHSKLFAAYYAGHLSENEIHEVDVLSGAFMLIKRNVFIEVKGFDEDFFMYGEDIDLSYRIQKAGYKNYYFPETSITHYKGASTKKRSMAHIKPFYGAMSIFVDKHYSGGAKGVFKFILKTGIWFFAGLYAIGNIFRSEQK; this is translated from the coding sequence ATGGAAATTTCTGTCATAATAGTAAATTATAACGTAAAGTATTTGCTTGAAAAATGCCTTTATTCCGTACAGGCGGCTTTGAGAAATATACCTGGCGAAATTATTATTGTTGATAATGCCTCATCTGATAACAGTATTGAATACCTGCAGCCTCTTTTTCCGGGTGTAAAATTTATTGCCAATCCAATAAACAAAGGTTTTGGATCAGCCTGTAATACCGGTTTTCAGCAATCATCCGGCGAGTATATTTTATTTTTGAACCCGGATACTATTGTTCCCACAGATTGTTTTAAAAAATGCCTTGATTTTATTCAAACAAAAAAAGACGCTGGAGCATTAGGTATAAAAATGCTGAATGGTTCCGGCAATTATTTAAAAGAATCAAAACGAAATTTCCCTTCCGTATCAGCTTCTCTTTTCAAAATGACAGGATTGGCTTCTTTATTTCCTCATTCAAAATTATTTGCTGCCTACTATGCAGGGCATCTCAGCGAAAATGAAATACATGAAGTAGATGTCTTATCCGGTGCTTTTATGCTGATCAAAAGAAATGTCTTTATTGAAGTAAAAGGTTTTGATGAAGATTTTTTTATGTACGGTGAAGATATTGACCTGAGCTACCGGATCCAAAAGGCGGGCTATAAAAACTATTATTTCCCGGAAACTTCAATTACACATTATAAAGGTGCCAGCACAAAAAAAAGAAGTATGGCACATATAAAACCCTTTTATGGCGCAATGAGCATTTTTGTTGACAAGCATTATTCAGGTGGAGCAAAAGGTGTTTTTAAGTTTATTCTCAAAACAGGCATCTGGTTTTTTGCCGGCTTGTATGCAATAGGAAATATTTTCAGGTCAGAGCAGAAATAA